A single genomic interval of Metasolibacillus fluoroglycofenilyticus harbors:
- a CDS encoding alkaline phosphatase family protein produces the protein MQNNKVVLIVVDALRFDTACSHMGFMHHLVEQKMAARYKVCSEVPALSRPLYETILTATPPLVHGVVSNMIVRLSTQTSLFHVAQANGLTTAAAAYYWVSELYNRAPFVHMEDRIQLDKELPINNGLFYFEDHYPDSHLFADAAWLLDHKQPDFLYIHPMNVDDDGHKYTAESSQYRNRVLATDNLLSLFIPKCLAQGYEVVVTADHGMTSDGNHGGTADEDRHVPMFVISNAVKPGIRDSIVSQLQVAPLCCHLLGIEPAESMPPLLVDGLRA, from the coding sequence ATGCAAAATAACAAAGTCGTTTTGATTGTTGTTGACGCACTGCGCTTTGATACGGCTTGTTCACATATGGGTTTTATGCATCATTTAGTTGAACAAAAGATGGCTGCGCGCTATAAAGTTTGTTCGGAAGTGCCCGCATTATCAAGACCTTTGTACGAAACGATTTTAACCGCTACACCACCGCTTGTGCACGGGGTAGTGAGCAATATGATTGTGCGTTTATCAACACAGACAAGCTTATTCCATGTAGCGCAAGCAAATGGCTTAACAACAGCTGCTGCTGCGTATTATTGGGTGAGTGAGCTGTATAATCGAGCGCCGTTTGTTCATATGGAGGACCGTATCCAGCTAGATAAAGAGCTCCCGATTAATAACGGTCTGTTTTATTTTGAGGATCATTACCCAGATAGCCATTTATTTGCGGATGCGGCATGGCTGCTTGATCATAAACAGCCTGACTTCTTATATATTCATCCAATGAATGTGGATGATGATGGGCATAAATATACAGCAGAATCAAGTCAGTATCGTAATCGTGTGCTAGCAACTGATAATTTATTATCATTGTTTATTCCTAAATGTTTAGCGCAAGGCTACGAGGTGGTTGTTACTGCGGATCACGGTATGACGAGTGATGGTAATCATGGTGGGACAGCGGATGAAGACCGACATGTACCGATGTTTGTTATTTCAAATGCGGTCAAGCCAGGTATTCGGGATAGTATCGTGTCACAATTGCAAGTAGCACCGCTTTGCTGTCACTTGCTTGGTATTGAGCCAGCGGAAAGCATGCCGCCATTATTGGTGGATGGTTTGAGGGCTTAA
- a CDS encoding (deoxy)nucleoside triphosphate pyrophosphohydrolase → MKKTIHVVGAIIENEQKEIFCALRGKQMSLPNLWEFPGGKIEKNETPEAALHREILEEFNCEIIVKEKVEDTTYEYETFIVRLETYMAQIVKGHPQITEHADVKWVKREDLYLLEFAPADIPAVEKLVSQTNC, encoded by the coding sequence ATGAAGAAAACAATTCATGTAGTAGGAGCTATTATTGAAAATGAGCAGAAGGAGATTTTTTGTGCTTTACGCGGCAAACAAATGTCATTGCCTAACCTTTGGGAATTTCCGGGTGGAAAAATAGAAAAAAATGAAACACCTGAAGCAGCACTCCATAGGGAAATATTAGAGGAATTTAACTGCGAAATTATTGTAAAAGAAAAAGTAGAAGATACTACTTATGAATATGAAACATTTATTGTCCGCCTCGAAACATATATGGCGCAAATTGTTAAAGGTCATCCTCAAATTACTGAGCACGCTGACGTTAAATGGGTTAAGCGTGAAGATTTATATTTACTTGAATTTGCCCCGGCAGATATACCAGCAGTAGAGAAATTGGTATCCCAAACTAACTGTTAA
- a CDS encoding DUF3427 domain-containing protein produces the protein MELLIKKMQNSLHNGFIDKNIPVSNQFKPKLLINKRHENVLATISQELKSCNSFIFSVAFITEGGLATLKSILQDIQKKGIKGRILTSTFLNFNQPKMFKELLKLENVEVRLSDIKGFHSKGYIFEHTNYYSLIVGSSNLTDSALKTNFEWNIFLTSLENGEVIHHFKNQFEDAWEASVSLSKEWIIQYEEIYKNEYENSNIKSSNIIELESTYSTNSLQKALLIQPNKMQSVALEQLKSLRATGAQKGLIISATGTGKTYLSALDVRNFAPKRMLFVVHREQILNKAMEDYKKILGGNDEDYGILSGNSKDINARYLFATVFTLSKNTYLNTFSPEHFDYILIDEVHRAGADSYLKIIEYFNPRFLLGMTATPERTDNFNIYSLFDYNIAYEIRLQAALEEDMLCPFHYFGVTDYEYDGEIIDDTTSLSRLIAPERVQHIIEKINYYGYSGEKLRGLIFCSSKEEARELSYLLNREGLKTLHLTGDNSQSEREAAVKLLEKGKLEYILTIDIFNEGIDIPFINQIVMLRQTQSSIIFIQQLGRGLRKHDDKKYLTVIDFIGNYKNNYLIPIELSGDNSMNKDNIRRKTVNTDYIQGVSTVNFEEVAKKRIYEAINNTNLSTLKILRDAYNELKNRINRVPMLYDFIEHNSIDPEVIIHYAGSYYNFLLKIKEEVQPLSEYANAVLTMISSEFLNGKRVHELLLLELLLQKSVVTKKEYIETLKHHGTYINSETITSVENMLTLQFHTKNDKKKFGSNPLIIIQDATYSFNEEIQNYMQNELFKIFIGDILKCALYNNQKYNIEKPFTLYAKYSRRDVCRLLNWSTDSSSTIYGYRTKHNTTPLFVTYHKKDDVISSQAYGDEFLSPDVFKWYSRSRLNLNSSEVQTILSSDKINSSIYLFVKKDDGEGSDFYYLGQLKVIDGSAQNGTMPDGKSVVTMNFLLEQPVQYDIYHYLVEE, from the coding sequence ATGGAGCTACTTATAAAGAAGATGCAAAACTCCTTGCACAATGGATTTATTGATAAAAATATTCCTGTATCTAATCAATTCAAACCAAAGTTATTAATAAATAAACGTCATGAAAACGTCCTTGCAACTATCTCACAAGAGTTAAAATCCTGTAATTCTTTTATTTTTTCAGTCGCCTTTATTACAGAGGGTGGTTTAGCAACATTGAAATCTATCCTACAAGATATTCAGAAAAAAGGGATTAAAGGACGAATTTTGACATCTACTTTTTTAAACTTTAATCAACCTAAGATGTTTAAAGAACTATTAAAACTTGAAAATGTGGAAGTTCGATTATCCGATATTAAAGGATTTCACTCAAAAGGCTATATATTTGAACATACTAATTATTACTCCTTAATAGTCGGAAGCTCCAATTTAACTGATAGTGCTTTAAAAACAAATTTTGAGTGGAATATTTTCTTAACTTCTCTCGAAAATGGCGAGGTTATTCACCATTTTAAAAATCAGTTTGAGGACGCATGGGAAGCATCCGTTTCACTATCAAAGGAATGGATTATTCAATATGAAGAAATCTATAAAAATGAATATGAAAATTCAAACATAAAATCTTCAAATATAATCGAATTAGAATCTACATATTCTACTAATTCATTACAAAAGGCTCTATTAATTCAACCAAACAAAATGCAATCTGTCGCTCTTGAGCAATTAAAAAGTTTACGAGCAACAGGGGCACAAAAAGGATTAATAATTTCAGCTACTGGTACAGGAAAAACATATTTATCAGCTTTAGATGTGCGAAATTTTGCACCTAAGCGAATGTTGTTTGTTGTTCATCGTGAACAAATTTTAAATAAAGCAATGGAAGATTATAAAAAAATACTTGGTGGAAACGATGAAGATTATGGTATTTTATCTGGAAATTCAAAAGATATAAACGCTCGTTATTTGTTTGCCACAGTCTTTACTCTTTCTAAAAACACTTATTTAAACACATTTTCTCCTGAGCATTTTGATTATATTCTAATTGATGAGGTACATAGAGCTGGTGCAGATTCATATTTGAAAATAATAGAATATTTTAATCCAAGATTTTTACTAGGTATGACCGCCACGCCTGAGCGAACAGATAACTTTAATATCTATTCTTTATTTGATTATAATATTGCATATGAAATCCGACTACAGGCCGCACTTGAAGAAGATATGCTTTGTCCATTCCATTATTTCGGCGTAACAGATTATGAATATGATGGAGAAATTATCGATGATACGACATCATTAAGTCGTCTCATCGCTCCAGAAAGAGTACAGCATATTATCGAGAAAATAAATTACTATGGATATTCAGGTGAAAAGCTGCGCGGTCTTATTTTCTGTAGCTCCAAAGAGGAAGCTAGAGAGCTTTCCTATCTTTTAAATCGAGAGGGATTAAAAACACTCCATCTAACAGGGGACAATTCACAGTCAGAAAGAGAAGCAGCGGTTAAGCTTTTAGAGAAAGGAAAACTTGAATATATATTAACCATTGACATTTTTAATGAAGGAATTGACATTCCATTTATTAATCAAATTGTTATGCTACGTCAAACACAATCAAGCATTATTTTTATTCAACAGTTAGGTAGAGGCTTACGCAAGCATGATGATAAAAAGTATTTAACAGTTATAGACTTTATCGGTAACTATAAAAATAATTATCTCATTCCAATTGAATTGTCAGGTGACAATTCAATGAACAAGGATAATATTCGTCGCAAAACAGTTAATACAGATTATATTCAAGGTGTATCAACCGTTAATTTTGAAGAAGTTGCTAAAAAACGTATTTATGAAGCCATTAATAACACAAATTTATCAACTTTAAAAATTCTTCGTGATGCATATAATGAATTAAAAAACCGCATTAATCGTGTACCGATGCTTTACGATTTTATTGAACATAATTCTATAGACCCTGAAGTAATAATTCATTATGCTGGTAGTTACTACAATTTTTTATTAAAAATAAAGGAAGAGGTACAACCACTCTCTGAGTATGCTAATGCTGTTTTAACAATGATTTCGTCTGAATTTCTTAATGGAAAAAGAGTTCATGAATTACTACTACTAGAATTATTGTTGCAAAAAAGTGTTGTTACAAAAAAAGAATATATAGAAACATTAAAGCATCATGGCACATATATAAATAGCGAAACAATTACGTCTGTTGAAAATATGCTAACATTACAATTCCATACGAAAAATGACAAAAAAAAGTTTGGTTCAAATCCGTTAATTATAATTCAAGACGCAACATATAGCTTCAATGAGGAAATCCAAAACTATATGCAAAATGAACTTTTCAAAATATTTATTGGAGATATTTTAAAATGTGCTTTGTATAATAATCAAAAATATAATATCGAAAAACCCTTTACGTTATATGCAAAATACTCACGTCGTGACGTATGCCGTCTTTTAAATTGGAGTACGGATTCATCGTCAACTATTTATGGTTATCGCACAAAACATAATACAACACCACTTTTTGTCACCTATCATAAAAAAGATGATGTCATTTCCAGCCAAGCATATGGTGATGAATTTTTATCACCTGACGTCTTTAAATGGTATAGCCGAAGCCGCTTAAACTTAAATTCAAGTGAAGTTCAAACAATTTTATCTTCCGACAAAATAAACTCATCAATTTACTTATTTGTAAAAAAGGATGATGGTGAAGGAAGTGACTTTTACTATTTAGGTCAGCTTAAAGTTATTGATGGTAGTGCACAAAATGGAACGATGCCTGATGGTAAATCTGTAGTAACAATGAATTTTTTGTTAGAGCAACCCGTTCAATACGATATCTATCATTATTTAGTAGAAGAATGA
- a CDS encoding ABC transporter substrate-binding protein translates to MTIQKWWKKGLVGALAIAMLAACSDGSSSANKEVDSNLSLEEVVNKAKEEGEVHSVGMPDTWANWVETWEELGTEYGIKHTDTDMSSAEELAKFEAEKDDATADIGDVGIAFGPIAKEKGLTLPYKTSYWDEIPGWAKDDEGHWVVGYTGTISFITDKNNVKNPPKSWEDLKNSDYKVSIGDALTANQAHFAILAAAMAFGGDESNIQPGIDFFAELAKEDRLQGGDPNVATLEKGEIEVAIVWDFNALGYRSQIDESRFDIVIPAESSVTSGYATVINKYAKNPHAAMLAREYILSDAGQENLAKGYARPIRENVKLSDEVKALLLPAEMYKNTKTIKNQKQWEETTKQIPQLYQEQVLIHAK, encoded by the coding sequence ATGACGATTCAAAAATGGTGGAAAAAAGGCTTGGTTGGGGCTTTAGCAATTGCGATGTTAGCAGCTTGTTCTGATGGTTCATCTTCTGCAAATAAAGAAGTGGATAGTAATTTATCGCTAGAGGAAGTTGTTAACAAGGCGAAAGAGGAAGGCGAGGTTCATTCTGTAGGGATGCCAGATACTTGGGCAAACTGGGTGGAAACATGGGAAGAGCTAGGTACTGAGTACGGTATTAAGCATACAGATACAGATATGTCGAGCGCAGAGGAGTTAGCGAAGTTTGAGGCTGAGAAGGATGATGCTACAGCTGATATAGGAGATGTAGGTATTGCTTTCGGACCGATTGCAAAAGAGAAGGGCTTAACATTACCATACAAAACATCTTACTGGGATGAGATTCCGGGGTGGGCAAAAGATGATGAGGGGCACTGGGTTGTAGGGTATACGGGAACAATTTCATTCATTACAGATAAAAACAATGTTAAAAACCCACCTAAATCATGGGAAGATTTAAAGAATAGCGATTATAAAGTAAGTATTGGCGATGCATTAACGGCGAACCAAGCGCATTTTGCTATTTTAGCGGCAGCGATGGCTTTTGGTGGTGATGAATCAAATATTCAGCCAGGTATTGATTTCTTTGCTGAGCTAGCGAAGGAGGATCGTTTGCAAGGTGGCGATCCAAACGTGGCAACTTTAGAAAAGGGAGAAATCGAAGTGGCGATTGTTTGGGATTTCAATGCACTAGGCTATCGTAGCCAAATCGATGAAAGCCGCTTTGATATAGTAATTCCGGCTGAGTCTTCTGTAACATCTGGTTATGCAACGGTTATTAATAAATATGCGAAAAATCCACATGCTGCGATGCTTGCGCGTGAATATATTTTATCGGATGCTGGACAAGAAAATTTAGCAAAGGGCTATGCACGTCCGATTCGTGAAAATGTAAAACTATCAGATGAAGTAAAAGCATTATTATTACCAGCTGAAATGTATAAAAATACTAAAACAATAAAGAATCAAAAGCAATGGGAAGAGACAACGAAGCAAATTCCCCAATTATATCAAGAACAGGTGTTAATTCATGCAAAATAA
- a CDS encoding ABC transporter permease, whose protein sequence is MKKRSFADLFFLLFALYIVLPVAATMLYAFADKWNKTVLPEGLTLKWIKTLFQDPAFIQAFGRSVLLSGGAVIIALLVIVPAIFVIVLYFPKYEKWIQAAVVMVYSFPGIILAVGLIRVYSKFGISMILVVLGAYVISILPYIYQGTRNSLRNIDARQLLDAAQLLGASKIQAFTKILLPAVYPGLFAGALLSFSVLFGEFVLINLVVGSRFETVQIYLMKKLSTSGHIASAVVFVYIVLMGVLTFIIAKVTKKTKGAANV, encoded by the coding sequence ATGAAAAAACGTAGCTTTGCGGATTTATTTTTCCTTCTGTTCGCTTTATATATTGTTTTACCAGTTGCGGCGACGATGCTTTATGCGTTTGCGGATAAATGGAATAAAACAGTGTTACCAGAAGGGCTGACGTTGAAGTGGATTAAGACCTTATTCCAAGACCCAGCCTTTATTCAGGCATTTGGACGCTCTGTGCTACTTTCAGGCGGTGCTGTTATTATTGCACTGTTAGTAATTGTACCAGCTATTTTTGTCATTGTGCTCTATTTTCCAAAATACGAAAAATGGATTCAAGCCGCTGTTGTAATGGTGTATTCATTTCCGGGTATCATTTTAGCAGTCGGGTTGATTCGCGTTTACAGTAAGTTTGGCATATCGATGATTTTAGTTGTGCTAGGGGCTTATGTGATTAGTATATTGCCATATATTTACCAAGGTACGCGCAATAGCTTACGTAATATTGATGCACGCCAATTGTTGGATGCCGCGCAGTTACTCGGCGCTTCTAAAATACAGGCATTTACAAAAATTTTGCTACCTGCTGTTTATCCGGGCTTATTTGCAGGTGCTTTATTATCGTTTTCCGTATTGTTTGGCGAATTTGTATTAATTAATCTTGTTGTCGGCTCTCGCTTTGAAACAGTACAAATTTACTTAATGAAAAAGCTTAGCACAAGCGGACATATTGCAAGTGCGGTTGTATTTGTTTATATCGTGCTAATGGGCGTATTAACGTTCATCATTGCGAAAGTAACGAAAAAGACGAAAGGTGCTGCAAATGTATGA
- a CDS encoding ABC transporter permease, with translation MVLISKRQAFLWLSPFLVLVFLFFLIPLLYMLITSFQNNGSFTLQQYETILSNSYILQGFKNSITLSVVSAVIALVVTLFAVYAIMNFSERMRERILILTNLTSNFSGIPLAFAFIVLLGNSGLFTLLFDKWGIGILSSFSLYSWAGLLLIYIYFQMPLALMLLYPIYDGIQQQWKEAAALLGASPFQFWLKIGLPVILPGVVGTFSVLFANAMGAYASAYALTNSSYNLVAIRIGALIKGDIFAQPELASAIAVLLAVAMVLAMLLSEWSIAKTRRKL, from the coding sequence ATGGTTTTGATTTCGAAACGCCAAGCCTTTCTATGGCTGTCTCCTTTTTTAGTGCTAGTATTTTTGTTTTTCTTAATACCGCTGCTTTATATGCTTATTACGAGCTTTCAAAATAATGGTTCGTTTACATTGCAGCAGTATGAAACGATTTTATCGAATAGCTATATTTTACAGGGCTTTAAAAATAGTATTACGCTATCTGTTGTGTCGGCTGTAATCGCATTAGTTGTGACGCTGTTTGCTGTGTATGCCATTATGAATTTTTCGGAGCGTATGCGTGAGCGGATTTTGATTTTAACGAATTTAACTTCAAATTTTTCAGGTATTCCGCTCGCCTTTGCCTTTATCGTGTTACTTGGGAATAGTGGATTGTTTACGCTGTTGTTTGATAAATGGGGAATTGGCATTTTATCATCTTTTTCGCTATATAGCTGGGCTGGATTATTGCTTATTTATATTTATTTCCAAATGCCATTAGCGTTAATGCTGCTATATCCGATTTATGATGGGATACAGCAGCAATGGAAAGAAGCTGCGGCCCTGCTTGGTGCTTCGCCTTTTCAATTTTGGCTGAAAATTGGGCTTCCAGTTATATTACCGGGAGTTGTTGGGACATTTAGTGTGCTTTTTGCGAATGCGATGGGGGCGTACGCTTCTGCCTATGCATTGACGAATAGTAGCTATAACCTAGTAGCCATTCGCATTGGTGCATTAATTAAAGGGGATATTTTCGCTCAGCCGGAATTAGCAAGTGCTATTGCAGTGTTGCTTGCAGTGGCAATGGTATTGGCGATGCTGTTAAGTGAGTGGAGTATTGCGAAAACGAGGAGGAAACTATAA